From a region of the Marispirochaeta aestuarii genome:
- a CDS encoding inositol monophosphatase family protein, whose product MDLHGVLEKVKSLARRAGEYQLSHFRFLDHGSGDAKTEMEYVSHVDVESEHILRDGLLQIIPEADFFGEETLQNRGTGYTWVVDPLDGTTNFLSGLDHWSISVALLHGDEILLSVILKPCNDETFCAIRNLGAYHNNQRMKPVPPLPLSQALIGTGFPYRSPDTSEAFFSCAREVLYASRGIRRTGSAALDLCYVAAGFLQGFFEVDLMPYDAAGALLFLRETGCGLSEFSGKPYSLFSSRSLVAGFPQTWETLQEICRRHYGDGF is encoded by the coding sequence ATGGATTTGCACGGAGTTCTGGAGAAGGTTAAAAGCCTGGCCCGCAGGGCAGGGGAGTATCAGCTTTCTCATTTTCGTTTTCTGGACCACGGAAGCGGAGATGCAAAAACTGAAATGGAATATGTCAGTCACGTGGATGTTGAGAGCGAACACATTCTGCGGGACGGTCTGCTTCAGATTATCCCGGAGGCGGACTTTTTTGGTGAAGAAACCCTGCAGAACCGCGGTACCGGCTATACCTGGGTTGTTGATCCCCTGGATGGAACGACCAATTTTCTCTCCGGTCTGGACCACTGGTCCATCAGCGTGGCCCTGCTCCACGGAGATGAGATCCTGCTTTCGGTTATTTTGAAACCCTGCAACGATGAGACCTTCTGTGCAATCAGGAACCTGGGGGCCTACCATAATAATCAGCGTATGAAACCCGTTCCCCCGCTGCCCCTCTCCCAGGCTCTGATCGGTACGGGTTTTCCCTACAGGTCCCCCGATACCAGCGAGGCCTTTTTTTCCTGTGCCCGGGAGGTCCTCTACGCCAGCCGCGGTATACGCCGCACCGGGAGTGCAGCCCTGGATCTGTGCTATGTGGCAGCCGGCTTTTTACAGGGGTTTTTTGAGGTCGATCTCATGCCCTATGACGCAGCGGGGGCCCTGCTTTTTCTCCGGGAGACGGGCTGCGGGCTTTCCGAATTCTCCGGAAAACCCTATTCCCTTTTCTCCTCCCGTTCTCTCGTGGCGGGATTTCCGCAAACCTGGGAAACATTACAGGAGATCTGCAGACGGCACTACGGGGACGGATTTTAG